A genomic region of Janthinobacterium lividum contains the following coding sequences:
- a CDS encoding glycoside hydrolase family 15 protein: MTISTEQADDTPGGASAQASLNCGVVGNCAFSALIDQAGQVVWSCLPRFDGDPVFNGLLDATENGSVWAIDIENFARSEQFYEPNTAVLRTRLYDTQGRGVEITDFAPRFLSRDRMFRPLMLIRRVRPLDHAVRIRVRLRPRYEWGKLAPQITQGSHHIRYVGPEQTLRLNTDVSLNYVLSETYFVLGGTANFLLGPDETLAGGIDETARIFEKETINYWRTYTRRLAVPLEWQDVVIRAAITLKLSLYEDTGAIIAAMTTSIPEAPGSSRNWDYRYCWLRDAFFVVRALNSLSEVGTMEEYLRWLTNIVARSKGGHIQPLYGIGLEEQLPESMLDHLPGYRGNGPVRVGNQAQEHFQHDVYGNIVLGAAQAFLDHRLFHRAGKAEFAALEAVGDQAFRLHAEPDAGMWELRTRARVHTSSMLMSWAACDRLAKVAHKLGLDDRADHWNSRAVLIRERLLREAWSEERQAFAESLGGRDLDASVLLMAEVNFIDPMDPRFIATVDALEASLCDGPYMRRYEAPDDFGKPETAFNICTFWRIDALARIGRKDEARQIFETMLMARNHLGLLSEDTHPVTGEMWGNFPQTYSMVGLINCAVRLSAPWDSAI; the protein is encoded by the coding sequence ATGACCATATCCACTGAACAAGCTGATGACACCCCCGGCGGCGCGTCCGCGCAAGCATCCCTCAACTGCGGCGTGGTGGGCAATTGCGCCTTCAGCGCCCTGATCGACCAGGCGGGGCAGGTCGTCTGGTCCTGCCTGCCCCGTTTCGACGGCGATCCCGTCTTCAACGGCTTGCTGGACGCCACGGAAAACGGCAGCGTGTGGGCCATCGACATTGAAAACTTTGCCCGCAGCGAACAGTTTTATGAGCCGAACACGGCCGTGCTGCGCACGCGGCTGTACGACACGCAGGGGCGCGGCGTGGAAATCACGGATTTCGCGCCCCGATTCCTCAGCCGCGACCGCATGTTCCGCCCGCTGATGCTGATCCGCCGGGTGCGGCCGCTCGATCATGCCGTGCGTATCCGGGTACGCTTGCGCCCCCGCTACGAATGGGGCAAGCTGGCGCCACAAATCACGCAGGGCAGCCACCATATCCGCTACGTGGGGCCGGAACAGACCTTGCGCCTGAACACCGATGTGTCGCTCAACTATGTGCTGAGCGAAACGTATTTCGTGCTTGGGGGCACGGCCAACTTCCTGCTGGGCCCGGATGAAACCCTGGCCGGCGGCATCGACGAGACGGCGCGCATCTTCGAAAAGGAAACGATCAACTATTGGCGCACCTACACGCGCCGGCTGGCCGTGCCGCTGGAATGGCAGGACGTGGTCATCCGCGCCGCCATCACATTAAAATTGTCTTTATATGAAGACACGGGCGCCATCATCGCCGCCATGACCACCAGCATCCCGGAAGCGCCGGGCAGCAGCCGCAACTGGGATTACCGCTATTGCTGGCTGCGCGACGCCTTCTTCGTCGTGCGGGCATTGAACAGCTTGTCCGAAGTGGGCACCATGGAGGAATACCTTCGCTGGCTGACGAATATCGTCGCCCGCTCGAAAGGCGGCCACATCCAGCCCCTGTACGGCATCGGACTGGAAGAGCAGTTGCCCGAATCCATGCTCGACCACTTGCCCGGCTACCGCGGCAACGGTCCCGTGCGCGTCGGCAACCAGGCGCAGGAACACTTCCAGCACGATGTGTACGGCAACATCGTGCTCGGTGCTGCCCAGGCTTTCCTCGACCACCGTTTGTTCCACCGGGCGGGAAAAGCCGAGTTCGCCGCGCTGGAAGCCGTGGGCGACCAGGCCTTCCGCCTGCATGCGGAGCCGGATGCGGGCATGTGGGAGCTGCGCACGCGGGCGCGCGTCCATACCTCGTCCATGCTGATGAGCTGGGCCGCCTGCGACCGCCTGGCCAAGGTCGCGCACAAGCTGGGCCTGGACGACCGGGCCGACCACTGGAACAGCCGCGCCGTGCTGATCCGCGAACGCCTGCTGCGCGAAGCGTGGAGCGAAGAGCGCCAGGCTTTCGCGGAAAGCCTGGGCGGACGCGACCTGGACGCTTCCGTCCTGCTGATGGCGGAAGTCAACTTCATCGACCCCATGGATCCCCGTTTCATCGCTACCGTCGACGCCCTCGAAGCATCGCTGTGCGACGGCCCCTACATGCGCCGCTACGAGGCGCCCGACGATTTCGGCAAACCGGAAACGGCTTTCAACATCTGCACCTTCTGGCGCATCGACGCCCTGGCCCGCATCGGCAGGAAGGATGAGGCACGCCAGATCTTTGAAACAATGTTAATGGCACGCAATCACCTGGGCTTGCTATCGGAAGATACGCACCCGGTGACGGGAGAGATGTGGGGGAATTTCCCGCAGACTTACTCGATGGTGGGACTGATCAACTGCGCGGTGCGGTTGTCGGCGCCTTGGGATAGTGCTATTTAA
- a CDS encoding LysR family transcriptional regulator encodes MAINEEITLKKLEVFLSFMELNNLARVADALGQSTVSVHRALHSLEDGLRCPLFKREGRSLIPLHAAYTFAESARRALAECEEGVRKVREMSGINPVRLKIGSLYSLTLHCIPQLVIALKLRRPGLDIDLTLGSNRELLQSLADGRLDAIIVGVQEDEQHAGLVAVPLFQDDIFLAAPLASPYAGAASVDLQALRDDKFVTLNEGFVTSQSFNHAFELAGFVPDTAMRVGDIFSLINLVSGGIGYSLLPGRVRAFSSRIELIPLDARYGSHQQITLLMLSSRERDPNLLALAAECRLYGRREPAGA; translated from the coding sequence ATGGCCATCAACGAAGAAATTACCCTGAAAAAGCTGGAAGTTTTTCTCAGCTTCATGGAATTGAACAACCTGGCCCGCGTGGCCGATGCGCTGGGCCAGAGCACGGTCAGCGTGCACCGCGCCCTGCATTCGCTGGAAGACGGCTTGCGCTGCCCCCTGTTCAAGCGCGAGGGCCGCAGCCTGATCCCGCTGCATGCGGCCTACACCTTTGCCGAATCGGCGCGGCGCGCGCTGGCCGAGTGCGAGGAAGGCGTGCGCAAGGTGCGCGAAATGTCGGGCATCAACCCCGTGCGCCTGAAGATCGGCTCCCTGTATTCATTGACCCTGCACTGCATCCCGCAACTGGTGATCGCCCTGAAGCTGCGCCGGCCGGGCCTGGATATCGACCTGACCCTGGGCTCGAACCGCGAACTGCTGCAAAGCCTGGCCGATGGCAGGCTGGACGCCATCATCGTCGGGGTGCAGGAAGACGAACAGCATGCGGGCCTGGTGGCCGTGCCCCTGTTCCAGGACGACATCTTCCTGGCCGCGCCGCTGGCTTCGCCCTATGCGGGGGCCGCTTCCGTGGACTTGCAGGCGCTGCGCGACGACAAATTCGTCACGCTCAACGAAGGCTTCGTCACCTCGCAAAGCTTCAACCATGCATTCGAGCTGGCGGGATTCGTGCCCGACACGGCCATGAGGGTGGGCGACATCTTCTCGCTGATCAACCTGGTGAGCGGCGGCATCGGCTACAGCCTGCTGCCCGGCCGCGTGCGCGCCTTCAGCTCCCGCATCGAACTGATTCCGCTGGACGCGCGCTACGGCTCGCACCAGCAAATCACCCTGCTGATGCTGAGCAGCCGCGAGCGCGACCCGAACTTGCTGGCGCTGGCGGCGGAGTGCAGGTTGTATGGGCGACGCGAGCCTGCTGGCGCGTGA
- the mdcA gene encoding malonate decarboxylase subunit alpha, with protein MSTATAAPGQRQKQWDTRRTEKRRRLEAVRQYASGPVLQQGDMVAVLEALLAPGDRVVLEGNNQKQADFLARMLTQVNPDKIHHLHLIMPSVSLPEHLDLFERGIARKLDFSFAGTQSLRIAQFLQDGLLEVGAIHTYIELYARLFVDLTPNVVMVAGYMADRQGNLYTGPSTEDTPTLVESAAFRDGIVIAQVNQIVDDVSDLPRVDVPGSWIDFVVQSDKPFFIEPLFTRDPRVIKPVHVLMAMMAIRGVYEKHQVQSLNHGIGFNTAAIELILPTYGEQLGLKGKICRNWVLNPHPTLIPAIETGWVESVHCFGAELGMEGYAAARPDVFFTGRDGSMRSNRALCQLAGQYAVDLFIGATLQMDGLGNSSTVTNCRLAGFGGAPNMGHDPHGRRHPTPAWLDLIETDDPLARGRKLVVQMVETFQDGGQPTIVESLDAVAVGQASGMPLAPVMIYGDDVTHVLTEEGIAYLYKARSLDERKAMLAAVAGVTPIGLRHDPKTTAKLRADGLIALPEDIGVQRGAANRSLLAAKSIADLVEWSDGLYQPPAKFRSW; from the coding sequence ATGTCAACCGCCACAGCAGCGCCAGGGCAGCGGCAAAAACAATGGGACACGCGGCGCACCGAGAAGCGCCGCCGCCTGGAGGCCGTGCGCCAGTACGCGAGCGGCCCCGTGCTGCAACAGGGCGACATGGTCGCCGTGCTCGAAGCGCTGCTTGCGCCGGGCGACCGCGTCGTCCTCGAAGGCAATAACCAGAAGCAGGCCGATTTCCTCGCCCGCATGCTGACCCAGGTCAATCCCGACAAGATCCACCATCTGCACCTGATCATGCCCAGCGTCAGCCTGCCCGAGCATCTGGACCTGTTCGAGCGGGGTATCGCCCGCAAGCTCGATTTCTCGTTTGCCGGCACGCAAAGCCTGCGCATCGCCCAGTTCCTGCAGGATGGCTTGCTGGAAGTGGGCGCCATCCACACGTATATCGAGCTGTATGCGCGCCTGTTCGTCGACCTCACGCCCAACGTCGTCATGGTGGCCGGCTACATGGCCGACCGCCAGGGCAATCTGTACACAGGCCCCAGCACGGAAGACACGCCCACCCTGGTGGAATCGGCCGCCTTCCGCGACGGCATTGTCATCGCCCAGGTCAACCAGATCGTCGACGACGTCAGCGACTTGCCGCGGGTCGACGTGCCTGGCTCGTGGATCGATTTCGTGGTGCAGTCCGACAAGCCGTTCTTCATCGAACCCCTGTTTACCCGCGACCCGCGCGTGATCAAGCCCGTGCACGTGCTGATGGCCATGATGGCGATCCGCGGCGTGTATGAAAAACACCAGGTGCAGTCGCTCAATCACGGTATCGGCTTCAATACGGCCGCCATCGAACTGATCTTGCCCACGTATGGCGAGCAGCTGGGCTTGAAGGGCAAGATTTGCCGCAACTGGGTGCTCAACCCCCATCCGACTCTGATCCCCGCCATCGAGACGGGCTGGGTCGAGAGCGTGCACTGTTTCGGCGCGGAGCTGGGCATGGAAGGCTATGCGGCCGCGCGGCCCGACGTGTTTTTCACGGGCCGCGACGGCTCCATGCGCTCGAACCGGGCCCTGTGCCAGCTGGCCGGCCAGTACGCGGTCGACCTGTTCATCGGCGCCACCCTGCAGATGGATGGCCTGGGCAATTCGTCCACCGTGACGAATTGCCGCCTGGCCGGTTTCGGCGGCGCGCCCAATATGGGCCACGATCCGCATGGCCGGCGCCACCCGACGCCCGCCTGGCTGGACCTGATCGAGACGGACGACCCTCTGGCGCGCGGCAGGAAGCTGGTGGTGCAGATGGTCGAAACGTTCCAGGATGGCGGCCAGCCGACCATCGTCGAATCGCTCGACGCCGTGGCCGTGGGCCAGGCCAGCGGCATGCCGCTGGCGCCCGTGATGATCTATGGCGACGACGTCACGCACGTGCTGACGGAAGAGGGCATCGCCTACCTGTACAAGGCCCGTTCGCTCGACGAGCGCAAGGCCATGCTGGCGGCCGTGGCCGGCGTGACGCCCATCGGCCTGCGCCACGACCCGAAGACGACGGCCAAACTGCGCGCCGACGGCCTGATCGCGCTGCCCGAGGATATCGGCGTGCAGCGCGGCGCAGCGAACCGCTCGCTGCTGGCCGCAAAAAGCATCGCCGACCTGGTCGAATGGTCGGACGGCCTGTATCAACCCCCCGCCAAATTCAGGAGCTGGTAA
- a CDS encoding triphosphoribosyl-dephospho-CoA synthase: protein MMTMMTTMTTTVPVQVLPAALARQVLQALLDEVTLTPKPGLVDLRSRGAHADLNWALMCHSACVLEPVFAAMAHAGWESDDDDGLRQRIGAIGRDGEALMLAATGGVNTHRGAIWALGLLVTAAAQQGARGASLAPQAVAARAGALARLHDRGAPGVTGNKGELACRQYRVDGARGQARADFPLVTGAGLPALHASRLRGDNETTARLNALLAILGQLDDTCVLSRGGESALLALQTGAARVLAAGGAATAAGTEALMALEAVALARGVSPGGAADLLAATLFLDRLTEGEAHGNA, encoded by the coding sequence ATGATGACAATGATGACCACAATGACGACGACAGTGCCGGTGCAGGTACTCCCTGCGGCGCTGGCGCGGCAGGTGCTGCAGGCGCTGCTCGATGAAGTGACCCTGACGCCGAAACCGGGCCTGGTCGATTTGCGCAGCCGTGGCGCCCATGCGGATTTGAACTGGGCCCTGATGTGCCATTCGGCCTGCGTGCTGGAGCCCGTGTTTGCCGCCATGGCGCACGCAGGCTGGGAAAGTGACGATGACGACGGCCTGCGCCAGCGCATCGGCGCCATCGGACGCGATGGCGAGGCGCTGATGCTGGCAGCCACGGGCGGCGTGAACACGCACCGGGGCGCCATCTGGGCCCTGGGCCTGCTGGTGACGGCGGCGGCGCAGCAGGGGGCTCGGGGCGCATCGCTGGCGCCGCAGGCCGTGGCGGCGCGGGCCGGCGCGCTGGCCCGCTTGCATGACCGCGGCGCGCCTGGCGTTACCGGCAACAAGGGCGAGCTGGCATGCCGCCAGTATCGGGTCGATGGCGCTCGGGGCCAGGCCCGCGCCGATTTCCCCCTGGTGACGGGCGCCGGATTGCCTGCTCTGCATGCCTCGCGGCTGCGCGGCGACAATGAAACGACGGCGCGGCTGAACGCCTTGCTGGCCATTCTCGGCCAGCTGGACGACACCTGCGTGCTGTCGCGCGGCGGCGAGTCGGCCTTGCTGGCGTTGCAAACGGGGGCGGCGCGGGTACTGGCCGCCGGCGGCGCGGCCACTGCCGCCGGTACCGAGGCGCTGATGGCGCTGGAAGCGGTGGCGCTGGCGCGCGGCGTGTCGCCGGGCGGCGCGGCGGACTTGCTGGCGGCCACCCTGTTCCTCGACCGATTGACAGAAGGAGAAGCGCATGGAAACGCGTGA
- a CDS encoding malonate decarboxylase subunit delta gives METRDYTFPAGQPASGRALAGVVGSGDLEVLLQPGDDGVIRIVVNTSVDGKGAVWDALLQRVFGGEPLPAASIVINDCGATPGVVRMRIEQAYEELQAGRAA, from the coding sequence ATGGAAACGCGTGACTATACATTCCCGGCCGGGCAGCCGGCATCGGGGCGCGCGCTGGCCGGCGTCGTCGGTTCGGGCGACCTGGAAGTGCTGCTGCAGCCTGGCGACGATGGCGTGATCCGCATCGTCGTCAACACCTCCGTCGATGGCAAGGGTGCCGTGTGGGATGCGCTCCTGCAGCGCGTATTCGGCGGCGAGCCGCTGCCGGCGGCGAGCATCGTCATCAACGATTGCGGCGCCACGCCGGGCGTGGTGCGCATGCGCATCGAGCAAGCCTATGAAGAATTGCAAGCGGGGAGGGCGGCATGA
- a CDS encoding biotin-independent malonate decarboxylase subunit beta, whose amino-acid sequence MSTLKELLERDSFIERGARSRARALLDSGSMRELLDPFCGMASPWLPKQGVTAQADDGVVVAKGLFDGQPAVVLAIEGAYQGGSMGEVGGAKIAGALELAAHDNRNGVPTRAVILFETGGVRLQEANLGLAAIADIHAAIVDLRRYQPVIGITAGTVGCYGGMSIAAGLCSYLVVTREARLGLNGPAVIEQEAGVDEFDSRNKPFIWSLTGGEQRFHSGLADAYVEDDTAQMRATVAALFARGVPAQHRSDQADVFLARLAQVDAGPQATPEAVRLIYSKGAAA is encoded by the coding sequence ATGAGTACATTGAAGGAATTGCTGGAACGCGACAGCTTCATCGAACGGGGCGCGCGCAGCCGGGCCAGGGCCTTGCTGGACTCTGGCAGCATGCGCGAACTGCTCGACCCGTTCTGCGGCATGGCTTCGCCGTGGCTGCCGAAGCAAGGCGTGACGGCGCAGGCGGATGACGGCGTGGTGGTGGCCAAGGGCTTGTTCGACGGCCAGCCGGCCGTGGTGCTGGCCATCGAAGGCGCCTACCAGGGCGGCAGCATGGGCGAAGTGGGCGGCGCGAAGATCGCCGGCGCACTGGAACTGGCGGCGCACGACAACCGCAATGGCGTGCCGACACGCGCCGTGATCCTGTTCGAGACGGGCGGCGTGCGCCTGCAGGAAGCCAACCTGGGCCTCGCTGCCATTGCCGACATCCATGCCGCCATCGTCGACCTGCGCCGCTACCAGCCCGTCATCGGCATCACGGCCGGCACCGTGGGCTGCTACGGCGGCATGTCGATCGCGGCGGGCCTGTGCAGCTATCTGGTCGTCACGCGCGAGGCGCGCCTGGGTCTCAACGGTCCGGCCGTGATCGAGCAGGAGGCGGGCGTGGACGAATTCGACTCGCGCAACAAGCCCTTCATCTGGAGCCTGACTGGCGGCGAGCAGCGCTTCCACAGCGGCCTGGCCGACGCCTATGTGGAAGACGACACGGCGCAGATGCGCGCCACCGTGGCCGCATTGTTCGCACGCGGCGTGCCGGCGCAGCACCGCAGCGACCAGGCAGACGTCTTCCTGGCCCGCCTGGCGCAAGTGGACGCGGGCCCGCAAGCCACGCCGGAAGCCGTGCGTTTGATCTACAGCAAAGGAGCAGCAGCATGA
- the mdcE gene encoding biotin-independent malonate decarboxylase subunit gamma: MNAITDTSRGAVWLAALTQHAAPLPDYPLSVRVVDAPLAGAPARYLAVLPDPDNRFARARTGEIGLAEAWQLARAVQQVVAEDRALAVKRPIVAVIDVASQAYGRREEAYGIHQALAGAAGAYAEARLAGHPVIGLIVGKAMSGAFLAHGYQANRLIALDDPQVMVHAMGKASAARITLRTVAALEALAATIAPMAYDIRNYASLGLLWQTLQVAQPDDPSAQDTAAVDACLQAALGDIRADPQRDLSSRLGAPHRQASARVREVLGQQW; encoded by the coding sequence ATGAACGCCATTACCGATACGAGCCGCGGCGCCGTCTGGCTGGCGGCTCTGACGCAGCACGCCGCGCCGCTGCCTGATTATCCGCTTTCCGTGCGCGTGGTCGACGCGCCGCTGGCGGGCGCGCCGGCGCGCTACCTCGCCGTGCTGCCCGACCCGGACAACCGTTTTGCGCGTGCCCGCACGGGAGAAATCGGCCTGGCCGAGGCGTGGCAGCTGGCGCGCGCGGTGCAGCAGGTGGTTGCCGAGGACCGCGCGCTGGCCGTGAAACGGCCCATCGTCGCCGTCATCGACGTGGCCAGCCAGGCCTATGGCAGGCGCGAGGAAGCGTACGGCATCCACCAGGCGCTGGCCGGCGCGGCGGGGGCTTACGCCGAGGCGCGCCTGGCCGGCCATCCCGTGATCGGGCTGATCGTCGGCAAGGCCATGTCGGGCGCCTTCCTCGCCCACGGCTACCAGGCCAACCGCCTGATCGCGCTCGACGATCCGCAAGTGATGGTGCACGCGATGGGCAAGGCGTCGGCGGCGCGCATCACCCTGCGCACCGTGGCAGCGCTCGAAGCGCTGGCCGCGACCATCGCGCCGATGGCCTACGACATCAGGAACTACGCCAGCCTGGGACTGCTGTGGCAAACCTTGCAGGTGGCGCAGCCCGATGATCCGTCGGCGCAGGATACGGCCGCCGTCGACGCCTGCCTGCAGGCGGCTCTCGGCGATATCCGTGCCGACCCGCAGCGGGATCTTTCCAGCCGCCTGGGCGCGCCGCACCGCCAGGCATCGGCAAGAGTCAGGGAGGTGCTGGGGCAGCAGTGGTAG
- the madL gene encoding malonate transporter subunit MadL has product MIIYGTALLALCHLLGIFLGDLLGQLMGVKTNVGGVGIAMLLLICARLYMQRRSWLPQMTERGVEYWGAMYIPVVVAMAAQQDVVAALRGGPVAVLAAIGSVLVCGAVISLINRSESPAAIAAAEADRVQADSMLMKEHRHA; this is encoded by the coding sequence ATGATCATTTACGGAACCGCATTGCTGGCACTGTGCCATTTGCTCGGCATCTTCCTGGGCGACCTGCTCGGGCAGCTGATGGGCGTCAAGACCAACGTGGGCGGCGTGGGCATCGCCATGCTGCTGCTGATCTGCGCCCGGCTCTACATGCAGCGCCGATCCTGGCTTCCGCAGATGACGGAGCGGGGCGTCGAATACTGGGGCGCCATGTATATTCCCGTGGTGGTGGCCATGGCGGCGCAGCAGGATGTGGTGGCGGCCCTGCGCGGCGGGCCGGTGGCCGTGCTGGCCGCCATCGGTTCCGTGCTCGTTTGCGGCGCCGTGATTTCGCTGATTAACCGTTCGGAAAGCCCTGCCGCCATCGCTGCCGCTGAAGCTGACCGCGTGCAAGCCGACTCCATGTTGATGAAGGAGCACCGTCATGCTTGA
- the madM gene encoding malonate transporter subunit MadM: MLEIFEKAAIHNGLVTAFAFVGLIMLLSIALSKYLTFGRVHGSAIAIVIGLGLAYWGGVHSGGHKGLADLSLFGGIGLMGGAMLRDFAIVATAFEVQATEARKAGLIGLVALVLGVVLPFLVGAGVAYAFGYSDAVSMTTIGAGAVTYIVGPVTGAAIGASSDVMALSIAAGLIKAILVMVGTPAAARFLRLKTPRSAMVFGGLAGTVSGVSAGLAATDRKLVPYGALVATFHTGLGCLLGPSLLFFAVKAVVA, encoded by the coding sequence ATGCTTGAAATCTTTGAAAAAGCCGCCATCCACAATGGCCTGGTGACGGCCTTCGCCTTTGTCGGCCTGATCATGCTGCTGTCGATCGCCCTGTCGAAGTACCTGACCTTCGGCCGCGTGCACGGCTCGGCCATCGCCATCGTGATCGGCCTGGGCCTCGCTTACTGGGGCGGCGTGCATAGCGGCGGCCACAAGGGCCTGGCAGATTTGTCGCTGTTCGGCGGCATCGGCCTGATGGGCGGCGCCATGCTGCGCGATTTTGCCATTGTCGCCACGGCCTTCGAAGTGCAGGCGACGGAAGCGCGCAAGGCTGGCCTGATCGGCTTGGTGGCGCTGGTGCTGGGCGTGGTGCTGCCCTTCCTCGTTGGCGCCGGTGTCGCCTATGCCTTTGGCTATTCGGACGCCGTCAGCATGACCACCATCGGCGCCGGCGCTGTCACGTACATCGTCGGCCCCGTCACGGGCGCGGCCATCGGCGCCAGTTCCGACGTCATGGCATTGAGCATTGCGGCGGGCCTGATCAAGGCCATCCTGGTGATGGTGGGCACGCCCGCCGCGGCGCGCTTCCTGCGCCTGAAAACGCCGCGCTCGGCGATGGTGTTCGGCGGCCTGGCCGGTACCGTCAGCGGCGTGTCGGCCGGCCTGGCCGCCACGGACCGCAAGCTGGTGCCGTATGGCGCGCTGGTGGCCACGTTTCATACGGGCCTGGGCTGCTTGCTGGGACCGTCCTTGCTGTTCTTTGCCGTCAAGGCGGTGGTGGCCTGA
- a CDS encoding malonate decarboxylase holo-ACP synthase — MEAWRAHDLLWLDGPPDVASLPAWCDAVWLQAAPLVVRRASTAPGRIPVGMRGMLRSERHACEVDAADVVRSVTPEMLARLAHTPSSGFDCTALDALRQVAPLLDATGWAWGPTGGVGFALASSLPVLRADSDLDLVLRIAAPPDAAQAEALRAIAAKVTACRLDLQIDTGLGGFAYAEWAAGRGKVLLKTDHGPVLTATPWELA; from the coding sequence ATGGAAGCCTGGCGCGCGCATGATTTGCTGTGGCTGGACGGTCCGCCGGACGTCGCATCCTTGCCCGCCTGGTGCGATGCAGTGTGGCTGCAGGCGGCGCCGCTGGTGGTGCGGCGCGCCAGCACGGCGCCCGGGCGCATTCCCGTGGGCATGCGCGGTATGCTGCGCAGCGAGCGGCATGCGTGCGAAGTGGACGCGGCCGACGTCGTGCGTAGCGTCACGCCGGAAATGCTGGCGCGGCTGGCGCACACCCCGTCGTCCGGTTTTGACTGTACTGCGCTCGATGCGCTGCGGCAGGTGGCGCCGCTGCTCGACGCCACGGGCTGGGCCTGGGGGCCGACGGGCGGCGTGGGATTCGCCCTGGCGAGCAGCTTGCCCGTGCTGCGCGCCGACAGCGACCTCGATCTCGTGCTGCGCATCGCCGCGCCGCCGGACGCCGCGCAGGCCGAGGCCCTGCGTGCCATCGCCGCCAAGGTCACGGCGTGCCGGCTGGACCTGCAAATCGATACGGGCCTTGGCGGCTTTGCGTATGCCGAGTGGGCGGCGGGCCGGGGCAAGGTCTTGCTGAAAACGGATCACGGTCCCGTGCTGACGGCCACGCCATGGGAGCTGGCATGA
- the mdcH gene encoding malonate decarboxylase subunit epsilon yields MSVLFTFPGQGAQTPGMLHALPDDLAVAGALAEAAGVLGHDSLALDTAVALASTRAVQLCLLIAGVAMARSLAARGARPDMVAGFSIGEYAAAVVAGALDYADALRLVARRGELMEQAYPNGYGMAAIIGLDLAQLEPVLAEVHGAATPVYVANLNAPRQIAIAGSEAALQAVMALALAHGACKAKRLAVSVPSHCPLLEGAALDMAAAFEGVALRRPSLVYLSSSAARSLFDPARIRDSLAANMAQRVQWSSTVRLAWERGARLALEMPPGSVLTRLTAPDFTDGVAICCDGNRGDSLLALVGRERDGTLPYNA; encoded by the coding sequence ATGAGCGTGTTGTTTACCTTTCCCGGCCAGGGCGCCCAGACTCCGGGCATGCTGCATGCGCTGCCCGACGACCTGGCCGTGGCGGGGGCTTTGGCCGAAGCTGCGGGCGTGCTGGGCCACGATTCCCTGGCGCTGGACACGGCTGTCGCGCTGGCGTCGACGCGGGCCGTGCAACTGTGCTTGCTGATCGCGGGCGTGGCGATGGCGCGTTCCCTGGCGGCGCGCGGCGCGCGGCCCGACATGGTGGCCGGTTTTTCCATCGGCGAATATGCGGCGGCCGTCGTCGCCGGCGCGCTCGATTATGCGGATGCCTTGCGCCTGGTGGCGCGGCGCGGAGAGCTGATGGAGCAGGCATATCCCAACGGCTACGGCATGGCGGCCATCATCGGGCTTGATCTGGCGCAACTCGAACCCGTGCTGGCCGAGGTGCACGGCGCAGCTACGCCCGTGTATGTCGCCAACCTGAATGCGCCGCGCCAGATCGCCATTGCCGGCAGCGAAGCCGCCTTGCAAGCCGTGATGGCGCTGGCCCTGGCGCACGGCGCCTGCAAGGCCAAGCGCCTGGCCGTCAGCGTACCGTCGCATTGCCCGTTGCTGGAAGGCGCGGCGCTCGACATGGCCGCCGCCTTCGAGGGCGTGGCCCTGCGCCGGCCATCGCTCGTCTATCTGAGCAGCAGCGCGGCGCGCTCGCTGTTCGACCCGGCCCGCATCCGCGACAGCCTGGCAGCCAACATGGCCCAGCGCGTACAGTGGAGCAGTACCGTGCGCCTGGCATGGGAGCGGGGCGCCCGGCTGGCGCTGGAAATGCCGCCCGGCAGCGTCCTCACGCGGCTGACGGCGCCCGACTTCACGGACGGCGTGGCCATCTGCTGCGACGGCAACCGGGGCGACAGCCTGCTGGCGCTGGTGGGCAGGGAGCGGGACGGCACCTTGCCTTACAACGCCTGA